The sequence below is a genomic window from Clostridium putrefaciens.
ATCTTCATTCTTTTCTTTTGCATATTCTAGTATTTCCTCTATAGTGTTGTAAATATAAGGCGTTACAATTGCTATAACCCCTTGGTGACTCCCAGTTTGAGACATTGAATCTAGCTTTTTTCTATCAACTTCTTTAACTACTATAGATTTTTCTTTAGCCATAGCTAGTATAGATGTTATTGAACCTTCTTTATCACCTTTTGCCACTAATAGTTGTTCTATAGTCTTCCCAGATTTCAAAACTTCTATAACCGCATTTCTTCCTTCTATTAAATCTTCTCTTTCTTTTACTTCTTGATGTTTATCTTCTAAATGTATCTTATTTTCTCTCATTACTGTTCTCCTTAACTACTTTTAGCGTCAAATCTAATTTTATAGATCTTTCTAAAATAAAACTTAATCTTTCGTTTTGTTCTGTTAAATACAAATAACCCAAAAGAGCCTCAAATCCTGTTGCGTTTTTATAATCTATAACCTCAGCATTTTTAGGAATTGTATGCGACTTGGCATTTCGTCCTCTTTTATAAACACAAAATTCTTCATCACTTAGTTCTTCTTTGATCAAATTAATTATTTTGCTTTGAGATGCTGCTTTTACATATCCTATGGCTTTAACATGTATCTTGTGTGCTGATAGCTCACCATTTTGTTCTAGTATGTAATTTCTTATAAACAGTTCAAATACTGCGTCTCCTATTAGAGCTAAAGTTAATGAACTTAATCTAGTTGCTTCTTTAACATCATACTTTTTGTGTTTTAAATATTCCATATTAATTCTCCTTGAATTCTTTTAGATAGTCTAATTATTACTCATATTTGCAATAATCTCAACTAAAATATATCATTAACCTAATTTTATTAGATAATATAACAAATAATTTAACTTTTCTCTGTAAAAACAAATCAATAATTATAAACTTTATAGTTTTATTAAAAAAACTCTAAATTCATCCTTTGTATGGATAATGAATTTAGAGTTTTAAATATTTCTTTTTATTTAATTTTTATTTAGAGTAATATTCAACAATTAATTGCTCATTTATCTCTATTGGCAATTCATGTCTTTCAGGTAACTTACATAACTTTCCCTTAAAGTTTTCCTCATCTTTTTCTATATAAGATAAACTAAGTGAATAAACATTTTGAAAGTTCTCTTTGAATATACTTATCTTTTGTGATGATGCCTTAAGAGATACTTCTTCTCCTACATTAACTGCATAGGATGGTATATCTACCTTTTTACCATCAACTTCTATATGTCCATGACTTACCATCTGCCTTGATTGTCTAATTGATGACGCTAAACCCATTCTATATACTATGTTATCTAATCTACATTCTAGGCTTACAAGTAAAACCTCTCCAGTCATTTCTTTGCTTTTTAAAGCCTTATCTACGTATATTTTAAATTGTTTTTCTAAGACACCATAATAAGCTCTAAGTCTTTGTTTTTCTAATAATTGAACTCCGTAATCAGACAACTTTTTATCCGCTCTACTAGTTCCCCTTGCTTCTCTTTTCATTGCCTTTGGATGACCACTAACATTTAACCCAAGTCTTCTACACTGTTTAAATCGTGGTCCCATCATTTTCGCCATAATATACCTCCATATAAATGAATTGCCGCGGTAAATTATTGCCTTTAAATAATATATCACATTATTTCTTTATTGAAAATGATTATCATCTTCCTTTATTCCTTGTTACATAAGTTTAATTTGCTTATTCTAACAATCTCTATTAAATACTTAGGTTTTAAATTTAATTATTGTTTTACTGGATTAATAGCCATTTGATTAAATATTTGTTGAAATAACTCTTTAGCAACTGGAGATGCAATAACACCTCCGAAATGTTCTCCTTCTGGTTCATCAATACTTACAAAAACGCTTATTTTAGGATTATCATAAGGCGCTGCTCCAATAAATGATGCTATATACTTACCTTCTACATAACCTTTTCCACCTATCTTAGCCTTTTGGGCCGTTCCAGTTTTCCCCGCTATTCCAAGTCCCTCTATATAGGCTTGCTTACCAGATCCCTTAGATACAGTCTCTTCTAGCATTTTAGCTACTGAGTTTGATGTAACTTTACTTATAACTTGTCTTTGATTTTTTTCTTCATAAGGCTTAGACACCGTTATGCCTCCATTTTTATCTGCACCAACAATTTCTTTCATTAAGTGTGGAGTGGAGTATATGCCATCATTCATTATGGTGTTTAGTGCTGCTAATATTTGTATAGGTGAAGCTGCATCGGTTTGTCCAAAGGATATGGTTGCAAGGTCTAGATCAGTCATTTGGTCTGTAGGCTTAATTATTCCCGATGCCTCTCCTGTTAGATCTATACCCGAAGGTTTTCCAAAACCAAAGTCATATATATATTTATTTAGTCTTTCTTGACCTATTCTTCTACCTAATTCTATGAATCCAGGATTACAAGAATTCTCCAAGATATCTATTAGCTTCTCCGCCCCGTGACCAGTCTCTTTCCAGCACTTTAATTTTGTTCCATTGACTATAGTAAACCCATTACAATAAAAGTCATCATTGACAAATGTCACCTTTTCTTCTAACGCAGCAGAAATTGTAGTTATCTTAAAGGTAGATCCAGGTTCAAAAACATCATTGACAGCCTTATTTCTCCATAGTTGTTGCAATCTTTCATTATCCACTATGCCCATTCTCGGATCATTTAGGTTAAAGTCTGGTTTATTAACCATAGCTAATACTTCCCCATTTCTAGGATTGGTTACAATAATTGTTACGCCTTTAGCTTTAGTATCTTTTAGGGCTTTATCTGCGATTGTTTGAGCTATATATTGTATGTTTTCATCTATAGTTAAAATTACATCTTTACCATTTACAGCTTCTGTATAAACAACATCTTCATAGGGCAACTCCGAAGCATTTTTATCTAATTCAGCTATTCTTATACCAGACAACCCCATCAGTTCTTTATCATAATACTTTTCTAAGCCAAAAACGCCTTCACCTTCTAAGTCTACTATTCCAAGTGCGTGAGCTAAAAAGTTATTATTAGGATAAAGCCTTGTAGAATCATTTTCGATTATCATGAAGTTATACCTTTTAGTTTTTCTAATTTCTCTAAGCTTATCTATTTTATCCTTTTCTATTTTTCTTTCTAAAGTCATCCCCCTTAATAGCCTACCATTATTATCTGTTTTATCAAGCATAGATATCACTTTGTTATTGTCTATACTTAGAGCTTCTGAGATTTCTTCTGACACTTCCTCTTTAGTTCTTTTGTATCTTACACAATATTCCTGCATGGCTAATAAATCTAAATTAACTTTATATACATCAGCACTTACGGCAAGTTCTCTTCCATTTCTATCTAATATGCTCCCTCTTTTAGGTGATATTTTAGCCTCATTTATAAATTGCCTTTCTGCCTTATTACCCAAAAATTCACCTTGTATAACCATCCTTCTAAAAAGTTGTACTGATAAAAGGAGAAATACAAGTAAATATATTATAAATGTTGCCTTTATTCGAATAGGCTTTATTTTAATCTTCTTATTTCTCATTTGTTTATTCCCCCTATATAATCCTTAGAACACTAAAAATTTCTATAGTAATTATATGGTTATTCACTAGGCCTAATTGTACTTTTTCCACCTTACTCCCTGGGGTGTATCTTCTAAAACTATACCCATGTCTTTAAGTTCATCTCGTATCTTATCTGATAAAGACCAATCCTTATCTCTTCTTGCTTTCTCCCTTTGTTCAATTAACTTTTCCACTTCTTCTTTTAAATTCATCTTAGTGGACTTTTGAAGAATCCCAAGTGGTGAACCTAAATCTCTTATAAGGTTTAAAGCGTAATTAATCATATATTTAGACGACTTTATATCTAGATTACTATTTAAATCTCGAATCAAATCAAATATAACAGATATTCCATCCGCAGTATTAAAATCGTCATCCATCTTCATCATAAACTTCTCTTTGTATCCCTTTATATGATCTATATATACCTTTTCCTTTTCATTAATATTATCTTCATTTACTTCTTCTAAAAGACTTTCTAAATTACCTATAGCATTATAAAGCCTTTCTACCGATGCCTTCGCTGAATCTAAAAGTTCCATAGTAAAGTTTAGTTGTGTTCTATAATGCCCAGAAAGCATGAAAAATCTTACCACATCCGAATCATAACTTTCCAATATATCACGAGTTGTAAAAAAGTTATTCAATGATTTTGACATCTTTTGATTGTTTATATTTATAAAGGCCGAATGCACCCAATAATTCGCAAATGATTTTCCACTTCTAGATTCACTTTGTGCTATTTCATTTTCATGATGTGGGAATACAAGATCAGATCCTCCAGCATGAATATCAATAGTTTCACCTAATATATTATGTGCCATGCAAGAGCATTCAATATGCCATCCAGGTCTTCCCATTCCCCATGGACTCTCCCAGGCAGGTTCCCCTTCTTTTTTATTTTTCCATAGAGCAAAATCCATAGGATCCTGCTTCTTATCTCCTATTTCTATCCTAGCTCCTGCCTGCAAATCATCTATGTTTTGTCCTGATAGTTTGCCATAGCCATTAAATTTCTTTGTGCTAAAGTAAACATCTCCATCTGCCTCGTATGCATATCCCTTATCCACAAGATCTGATATAAAGCTTACTATTTGATCTATGTGTTCTGTCGCTCTAGGATTAAAGCTAGCTCTTTCTATATTTAATGCATCAGCATCTTTGTAGTATTCATTTATATATTTATCCCCTAAAGACTTTACTGTAGTTTTTTCTTCATTAGCCTTTTTTATCATTTTATCGTCTATATCTGTAAAGTTTTGAACATAATTCACCTTATATCCACTATATTCAAGGTATCTCCTTAAAGTATCGAAAACAATAAATGTTCTTGCGTTACCTATATGGAAAAGGTTGTATACAGTAGGTCCACAAACATACATCTTTATTTCTCCTTCTGTCAAAGGAACAAATTCTTCTTTTCTTCTATTTAATGTATTATATAATTTCATAATTCCCCTCCATTTAAGCCTATATAAATTTTCTAATCTATCCAAATTAAATTATATCATAATTGAAAACTATATATAAGTACTACTATATAGCTATCTTCCATTAATTATAAGCTCCGCAATTGTTAGATCTTCTTTAGTTGTAACTTTTATATTATCATAGCTTCCCTCATAAATGAAAATCTTATGACCTATAATCTCTAAGGCAGCAGTATCGTCTGTTACTAATATCTTATTCTCTCTAATGTAGTTATGTCCTTCTAATATGGTAGAATATTTAAAGCATTGAGGTGTTTGTATTGCTACTAATTCGTCTCTTTTTAGAGTAGCCTTTGAAAATCCATGCTCGTCTATAACTTTTATGGTATCTTTAACCTTAACCCCAGGTGCGGACCCACCATACAAAGATGCATATCTTATTCCATCTTTTATTATATCATCACTAACAAAAGGTCTTGCGCCATCATGAATAAGCACAACTTCACAATCTTTCATTGAAACCAATCCATTGTAAACTGAATCCTGCCTTTCTCTACCACCTTTAACAATAATAATAGGTTTACTATAGTTATATCTTTTCAGTATATCCCCCTCAAAATATCTAACTTCATCCTCTGGTAACACTAAATATATATCATCTATATCAGAGCACATTGAAAACTTCTCTAAAGTATGATGTATTAAAGGTTTTTCTTGAATATTTAAAAATTGTTTGCTTTTATCACTATTCATCCTCTTACCTTTTCCACCAGCGACTATAAGAGCATTAACCTTACCCATAGATATCTCCCCCTTAATTAATAACCTAATTACTATGTAATATATATAACTTTATATTACAATAATACCCCTACATAAAAATAGGGGTATCATTATATTTATAAAGTTCATTAATTTAAACTTATATTAACTTTGCCTCTCAAAGGCATTCTTTTCTTTAGCAAATATCATTCTTCCTGCAGCAGTTTGAAGTACAGATGTAACAACTACGTCTATAACTTCACCTATATACTTTCTGCCACCTTCAACAACTATCATAGTTCCATCATCTAAATATGCTATTCCTTGACCAGATTCTTTACCATCTTTTATAACCTGTATAGTCATCTCTTCTCCTGGAAGAACTACTGGTTTTATTGCATTTGCAAGTTCGTTAATGTTAAGAACATCTACCCCTTGAAATTCAGCTACTTTATTTAAGTTATAATCATTTGTTATAACCTTGCCATCTAAAAATTGAGCAAGTTTCAATAATTTACTATCTACTTCTGCTATTTCAGGAAAGTCCTTTTCTGATATTTGAACTTCAATATTTAATTCTTTTTGAATTTTATTTAATATATCAAGGCCTCTTCTTCCCCTATTTCTTTTTAGTGAATCAGATGAATCCGCTATATGCCTTAGTTCTTCTAAAACAAATGTAGGAATTATTAAAGTTCCCTCTATAAATCCTGTTTGACATATATCAAATATTCTCCCATCAATTATAACAGAGGTATCTAGAACCTTAGGTGTAGCTTTATTATTAAACTTATTCTTTTTATCTCTTCCTGATGTTGCCTTTCTAAATCCACCAAAAAATGACATCACATCTTCTCTTCTTTTAATTGCAATATCAGCTCCAAATACAGCTGCTACTATATTTATAACTGCATAAATCATCTTCCCAATTAACGTTGTATTCAAAACGCTAGCTAAAAGTGAGGATATAACAAGTGCAATTATAGCCCCTAATGCTCCAAATAAAATTTCTATTGATGTTAACTTTTGCATACTTCTTTCGGTATATTCTACTACTTTAGAAATCAAATTATTAATCCATGGTGAAATTAAAAATAATATAAATCCAAATAATAAAGTAATAAGAATTAAAAATAATATTGTATTAATATTAAACCCACTGAAATATCCCTTGCTTTTTACATACTCAGTTTTAAGTAATAAAACACCAACGAAGTAACCAATCACTAATCCTATTATTGTAAATAATGATCTTAAAACCTTTTTTAACAAGTCGTTCACCTCCCTTTCTAAATTGTTGCCAAAAAGTTGTAATTCTAACCCTTAAGTATTAATATATATTAATACTTTTTCCATTGCAATAAAACCCTATTTATTTAATAGAATATTCATTACTTTTTGCACTTTTACTTATATGCTCTTATTTAGTTTTGATAAATACTTATATTAATCCCCCTATGAAAAAGCTAGTATCTAAGTTAATATATAAGCATAAACTGATTTAACTATTCACACCGTCTATTTCTTAATTGACAAAATTGTCTGAAAAAATCTATAATTAACTTAAACAACCTAGTATAGTTAAAAAATAAGGAGTTGAGACTTACATGAAAGATATAATTTTTGATGATTTCCAAAACTCCGTCGATGAATATCTTATAAGGCATAAGAGCATTTTAGACGTACTTACGAAGCTTCAAGAGTCAGAAGCTAGAGTTAATAGGTCAATAGCTAAATCTGTTACAAGCTGTGGCTGTATAACTATAAATGCCAAAAAGCAATGTTTACCCTCTGATGAAAATTCAATGGATGACCCAAATGACTGCTTTAAAACTCATCTAGACGGAAATCTTTGTACTGATTGTAGAGAAGTTATAGAAACTGAATTGGGTAATAATATATTTTACCTAAGTTCTTTATGCAATCTTTTAGATTTAAACATTTATGATATAATTTTAAAAGAATATGATAGGATGAATACTTTGGGTAAGTATCATCTTAGATAATAACTCCCCTGCTACAAAAAGGCGGGGGTGATATTATAATTGCTTATCTAAAGCTACCTGTTCTTTTATTCTTCTAAGGCCGTTTTTTATTGCCCTTGCCCTTGCTTCCCCTATACCTTCTACCTTATCTAATTCCTCGTAGGATGCTTCTACTACAGCTTGTAATTCATTAAAGTTTTTAACTAGGTTTTCTATAATGCTACTAGGTATCCTTGGAATCTTATTTAATATTCTATATCCTCTAGATGATATCAGTGTTTCTACTAATGTTATCCCGCTATAGCCTATAAGTTTAGCAATTAAATCTAAGTCTAGCATTTCTC
It includes:
- the ispD gene encoding 2-C-methyl-D-erythritol 4-phosphate cytidylyltransferase, with translation MGKVNALIVAGGKGKRMNSDKSKQFLNIQEKPLIHHTLEKFSMCSDIDDIYLVLPEDEVRYFEGDILKRYNYSKPIIIVKGGRERQDSVYNGLVSMKDCEVVLIHDGARPFVSDDIIKDGIRYASLYGGSAPGVKVKDTIKVIDEHGFSKATLKRDELVAIQTPQCFKYSTILEGHNYIRENKILVTDDTAALEIIGHKIFIYEGSYDNIKVTTKEDLTIAELIINGR
- a CDS encoding Mini-ribonuclease 3, with translation MEYLKHKKYDVKEATRLSSLTLALIGDAVFELFIRNYILEQNGELSAHKIHVKAIGYVKAASQSKIINLIKEELSDEEFCVYKRGRNAKSHTIPKNAEVIDYKNATGFEALLGYLYLTEQNERLSFILERSIKLDLTLKVVKENSNERK
- the rpsD gene encoding 30S ribosomal protein S4, which codes for MAKMMGPRFKQCRRLGLNVSGHPKAMKREARGTSRADKKLSDYGVQLLEKQRLRAYYGVLEKQFKIYVDKALKSKEMTGEVLLVSLECRLDNIVYRMGLASSIRQSRQMVSHGHIEVDGKKVDIPSYAVNVGEEVSLKASSQKISIFKENFQNVYSLSLSYIEKDEENFKGKLCKLPERHELPIEINEQLIVEYYSK
- a CDS encoding DUF1573 domain-containing protein; protein product: MKDIIFDDFQNSVDEYLIRHKSILDVLTKLQESEARVNRSIAKSVTSCGCITINAKKQCLPSDENSMDDPNDCFKTHLDGNLCTDCREVIETELGNNIFYLSSLCNLLDLNIYDIILKEYDRMNTLGKYHLR
- a CDS encoding PIN/TRAM domain-containing protein, whose amino-acid sequence is MLKKVLRSLFTIIGLVIGYFVGVLLLKTEYVKSKGYFSGFNINTILFLILITLLFGFILFLISPWINNLISKVVEYTERSMQKLTSIEILFGALGAIIALVISSLLASVLNTTLIGKMIYAVINIVAAVFGADIAIKRREDVMSFFGGFRKATSGRDKKNKFNNKATPKVLDTSVIIDGRIFDICQTGFIEGTLIIPTFVLEELRHIADSSDSLKRNRGRRGLDILNKIQKELNIEVQISEKDFPEIAEVDSKLLKLAQFLDGKVITNDYNLNKVAEFQGVDVLNINELANAIKPVVLPGEEMTIQVIKDGKESGQGIAYLDDGTMIVVEGGRKYIGEVIDVVVTSVLQTAAGRMIFAKEKNAFERQS
- the cysS gene encoding cysteine--tRNA ligase, giving the protein MKLYNTLNRRKEEFVPLTEGEIKMYVCGPTVYNLFHIGNARTFIVFDTLRRYLEYSGYKVNYVQNFTDIDDKMIKKANEEKTTVKSLGDKYINEYYKDADALNIERASFNPRATEHIDQIVSFISDLVDKGYAYEADGDVYFSTKKFNGYGKLSGQNIDDLQAGARIEIGDKKQDPMDFALWKNKKEGEPAWESPWGMGRPGWHIECSCMAHNILGETIDIHAGGSDLVFPHHENEIAQSESRSGKSFANYWVHSAFININNQKMSKSLNNFFTTRDILESYDSDVVRFFMLSGHYRTQLNFTMELLDSAKASVERLYNAIGNLESLLEEVNEDNINEKEKVYIDHIKGYKEKFMMKMDDDFNTADGISVIFDLIRDLNSNLDIKSSKYMINYALNLIRDLGSPLGILQKSTKMNLKEEVEKLIEQREKARRDKDWSLSDKIRDELKDMGIVLEDTPQGVRWKKYN
- a CDS encoding penicillin-binding transpeptidase domain-containing protein; this translates as MRNKKIKIKPIRIKATFIIYLLVFLLLSVQLFRRMVIQGEFLGNKAERQFINEAKISPKRGSILDRNGRELAVSADVYKVNLDLLAMQEYCVRYKRTKEEVSEEISEALSIDNNKVISMLDKTDNNGRLLRGMTLERKIEKDKIDKLREIRKTKRYNFMIIENDSTRLYPNNNFLAHALGIVDLEGEGVFGLEKYYDKELMGLSGIRIAELDKNASELPYEDVVYTEAVNGKDVILTIDENIQYIAQTIADKALKDTKAKGVTIIVTNPRNGEVLAMVNKPDFNLNDPRMGIVDNERLQQLWRNKAVNDVFEPGSTFKITTISAALEEKVTFVNDDFYCNGFTIVNGTKLKCWKETGHGAEKLIDILENSCNPGFIELGRRIGQERLNKYIYDFGFGKPSGIDLTGEASGIIKPTDQMTDLDLATISFGQTDAASPIQILAALNTIMNDGIYSTPHLMKEIVGADKNGGITVSKPYEEKNQRQVISKVTSNSVAKMLEETVSKGSGKQAYIEGLGIAGKTGTAQKAKIGGKGYVEGKYIASFIGAAPYDNPKISVFVSIDEPEGEHFGGVIASPVAKELFQQIFNQMAINPVKQ